The genomic region cacatctctcacttgcgatttgctgacgatatcgtcatcatggcagaaacgctgcaggacctacaacaaatgctgaacgacctggctgaatcttctctacgcatcggcctacggatgaacttggacaaaaccaaggtcatgttcaatgaacatgttctaccggaaccgattgcgatacacggcgccgttctcgaagttgttcggaaatatgtatacctcgggcagacattgcagttaggtagaaacaactttgaggacgaggtgaataggagaattcagttgggttgggctgcatttgggaagctacgtcgagtcctaacatcgtcgatcccacagtgcctaaagacgaaagtcttcaatcagtgcgtcctacctgtcatgacttacggagccgaaacgtggacactgacggtacggctggtccacaagtttaaagtcgctcagcgggctatggaaagggctatgcttggcatttctctgagggatcgcatcagaaatgaggtaatccgtcagagaaccaaggtcatcgacatagcccaccgaatcagcaagctgaagtggcagtgggctggccatattagccgaagaaccgataaccgttggggtaaacgagttctagagtggagaccacgactcggcaagcgtagtgtaggacgtcctcaggcacggtggagtgatgacgtgcgcaagacggctggcaggagctggatgcgagtagccgaaaatcgatctcagtggcgtgcacttggagaggcctatgtccagcagtggactgcgataggctgatgatgatgatgatgaatacacacatacatGAACAGCAAGGTGTACAAATGTAAGCTCTGTCCGGCCACCTTCATGTGGCAGACCATCATTCTCACACACAGCACTAACACTAACACACTCACTCACACactactcacacacacacacacatcatAACTCTGTCCGGCCACCTTCATGTGGCAGACCAGCATCTACAAGCATACTAAGATGATGCACGACAATAAGAAGATCAAGGTAAATATGACTCATCTACTCATACTACTCACACActactcactcactcactcacacacTACTCACTCACACATAACTCACTCACACACTACTCAcacactcactcactcatccaCCACTCACTCACTTCACTCACTCATCACTGTGTTCACCCACCACACCTCATTcatcactcactcactcactcactcactcttACTCACTTCACTCACTCACCACCACTCACCCACTCACTCACTCCTTCACTCCCACTCACCATGCTCACCaccactcactcactcactcaacATGCTCCACaccactcactcactcactatgcTCACCCACTTACTCACTATACACACCCACTCACTCACTATACACGTTCACGTACGCTTTACATACTCACTCATACTATACTCACCCGCTCACTCACTCGCTATGCTCACCCACTCATACAATCACTCGCTACCAAGATATAAAGTCACTCACAAACAATTTTTCcccatataaaattatatattttataaaatgtacttaatacctaccactgctatttccccaccacccaaaatgtagactgggagaaaacgcctaaggcgtttgtgcaaaaagtattataaatgaataaataattttatttctccCCACAGCCGCCGCGACCTCCCCCAGTCAAGAAGGAAGAGCCctacccgggaatcgaactcgcGAATCGCATGCAGTACTTCCAACAAGCAATTCCTGGAAATCTTAATATAGTGCATTTACAACCAATTGGAATAGCTCAGAATATCGTGTGAAAATTAGTGTGTTTATAGCTATTAATAttcagtcgtggtggcctagtgggtaaagaatcaacctctccaggtcaggcaagtaccaatgcaacttttctaagtttgtatgtacttttcaagtatatcttggacatcaatgactgataaaaaggtgacggaaaacatcttgaggaaaccttttttttaacgatgtaaAAAGTCGTCAAATGAcgcctcccgctgtgggttagcagcggtgagggagtgtcagactcttactgactaaaaaccgtcgtgttccgtcgtaggccttttatgtaccagggccgcggtaaatcGCGCGAACAACCCGCAGTGTAGAGGTATacgatatttaatttaaagttatcggcacggatattgagccctgaccttcacctgcgcagaagctatttattggttttttgccttatgtgtacagtgcgcaaagcgatccccactcttccgccgagagctcaatatccgtgccggtaactatactgtCGTATTGTCATCAACTATTGGTATTtatgtaatatcaaaaatatacttacacgGGATGGTAAAGTGAGCTCCTAGGGTTAAATAGcataataaactaaatgtattgaaaaattgccatattatatacttatgttttagatataatttaatgtttaagtcatattttatacaaaaataatgaagtaaataattttacaacgatttttgttgttttattatatcaaCCTAACATGAGAGTTACAAAATATATAGTATTTCAAACCTGGGCCTACTGATATTATAGAACTCAAGTTTTTTTGCTTGAACTAGCTTATCTCAGGGTCCGTTCTTAAAATCTtccgttaaactgtaggtcccggctgtcattgaacatccttgacagtcgttacgggtagtcagaagccagtaagtgtgacaccagtctaaccacgggtatcgggttgcccgggtaacttggttgaggaggtcagataggcagtcgcttcttgtaaagcactggtactcgctgaatcctgttagactggaagccgaaccccaacatagttgggaaaaggctcgggagatgaggttagcctatttattaattatcagGGTGAGCAGAGTAGTTCCCCTGACTAtgacacgggtgaaactgctggcggaagctagtcggCAATGAAAACatcaaattagttttaaaattctattttaatactGAGAGAATGGTGGTCCAGCGTTCGTCCTTAAGAAATAAATTCCAGTTGATCTGAAAACAGAAATATAGGAATATCAAAGTGATCGAATCTCTATGtataaatgatgatgaaaaatatgGTAATTGCTATAAAAATTAATACTGGAAACTAAAATAACCCTGACTTAACACTTGTAAATTGCTTCCATAAACCATACATACGTCAGTATATACCTATAGGCACCGTGCGTAAACTATAGATGGCGTTATAATCCCGACAGTAGAGACACCGTGcgagtaaaaaaagaaactttccaAACCCATTGGTTGTGACCGTCTAGTCTGTAAATGTGAttttacaatgattaaaaatataatatataaaatacaatgattaaaattataaaatatggttttctACCGATAAACAATGATCGGCAGCGTGGTCCAAATATATCAAAAGGCCAAAAGCTATTCGAGTCGGGCCATGTTTTTGATGTCATAGAAACAGTTGGCCAAGAACAAGAAACAATATTAACTGGCAAAATTGTTGCTCAGAcaaaaatttcaaatgtatatgATGTTAAGATAACAGTAAgtaccttttttaaattaattgttattacaatatctttagaaaatcattatttctatttttaatttttatctctgTCCTTTCAGCTTGATTGCAATAGAAACATTAAAAGTGCAACTTGTAAATGCAAGGCAGGTCTATCAGGACAATGTAAGCACGTCTGTGCCTTAGTGCATTACGTAAATTCTGCAGAAAGTGCAGAATCGAAAACCAGTTATGCACAACAATGGGGCAAACCAACGTACCGACAGTTACTGGGTTATGATAAAGGAGTGACAATGGCAGAGTTATTTCCAACTCCACAAATAAGTATTAAAGTATTACGTGTGTTTTACAACTGCATTTATCCATTTAATTCTTTTATCCCTAAGCCATGGTATGTGAGTACTATTAGTAgggaaatagtaaaattttatacCCTTGGAGTTGTTTTTGGATGTATTACAGCATCCAGCaatacaacaatacattttgatAACTGAAATTAGCAAAATTTAACACGAATATTCAGAATTTTTTTCATGGTTTGATagtacaatttttgacactTGAGGGAAAGTTTCGGATATAAGTCACGAGGTGGCAGGGTCATCGCTACGCACGGTGCCTCGTAAATCAATAAAGGACAcaaaaggagattgggcaagaatgtatgaagtctggtccaaatgtccaccacgaacgagacctatataattaaatagtccacttaatttagagtaacttttactaagaaagtataaaaaaaaacaatgccaaaaaaaagttatagccaaaaatgtattcttaattttcggtagtttttgtatgttatcattataattttttattttatttcacttccatttccgcactttatctaaaattaagatgagtaagacacatttgcatataaacagcccatatttttgcccgatggatgtacgaatcactaaccaattgaggcgccagaagtgcttgaatatactcagcggttcctggttccagcggtaactggtggtgtcttctctctaataatgaacaagtCTATTTTgccagaagttacagaaagtacgaaaatcgaacatcacgaaaagtaattgaaaaaatgaaattgaaaaaatctgtatagtaagttcaactcagtcgtgcgcgcggccttttgtgtgggtaatccttgtacatatacagtgactttgtgtgcgtgacaagaggtacagtcaggtacaaatacagttatttcggggttgtatacaggtgtttaagaaaaatagttataacgtaatttagtgttaatctttttataacgattctgaatcgctacttgaaaaatcaaatgatgaatttttggattcgctactttccaaggtgaattataaattctgactccatgtcaaaatgtttatagtattcttctttattcttttgtacatgtcgacaagtattaccccacatcccttaatcaatttgatttaaacgttcatttatgagtttcattatttccgtcttattttggtcgacattatgcgaagcaatataattttttaaaattccccacacattttgtttacattattatacacgattacgttttttttttacattcttagtgcacacttttatttattgtccgcgtaccccgagctagaaaatatgtaaggagtatttaattcatcttagatatttcacgtcatttatttcttagacactgtcaatgtcaatttgaaaagacgtatgagaaaataatgaaaaactgtaaaatgttataataaaaagctttgaatgtttcattttttgaaacgctacctgactcctttgaaacattttctccgtgaagaactagacattttcgtaaacgactgtacccataacaaaaagcgataagaacacgtcatgctcggacgacgtcactgtcacacaaatgaaagttgtatatttacaagccgacgcacacatagggccgcgcgcaaatctgagttgaactatctataaaatgttgtatttgattttgctataacttttttctggcattatatttttttttactttcataacaaaaaatgttctacatttaacgggctatctagccatataggtctcgttcgtggtggacatttggaccggaatcgcccattgtcctttacaaGTGTAAGGCATATTTTAGATAGCTAGttttggccgttttcagatatGGATCCCttttttgcagtatttttgTCTTGACAATAAAACTCAAGAAGAAGACTAAGTATGTCTTCGACGCCAATGgctgaaggaaaacatcttgagcaaaacctggactatagagtctgaaatcaccaacccgcattgagcaagcgtggtgattaatgctcaatccttctccgtgtgagaggaggccgcagcccagcagtgggacgataaaaaggccgTAACAAAGGTACaagacatcatcatcctccgagcctttttcccaactatgttggggtcggcatccagtctaactgcgtgtagctgagtaccagtgctttacaagaagcgactgccctgcctgacctcctcaacccaattacccgggcaacccgatacctcatGGTTAGACTACCCTacggtttaacgtgccatccgaaaacacagtcattggcgtctaagatatacttagtacatacaaacttagaaaagttgcattggtacttgccagacctggaatcgaacccgcgccctcatacttgagaggttggttctttgcccactaggccaccacgactttttttttacaagacAATTATATACTAACCCAGTCTTAGCTCTACCCCCGCCCATGTTGAGTGTATCACCGCTACAGTTGCCGGCGAGAGCTGACGCGAGGTCAGCACAGCGGTGACCGGTGAAACCGCCGCTAGTGAGAGATTCCGCCATGTAATAGACGGCTCTGGAAAGCAAGTATGTAGTTTCATATTAATAGGAAGAAATATTAACTGTCGGCCACGGTATCTACTTtcgtataaggagatcagccagctgcgcgggacatattatagtgcagcagcatttgcttggacacaggtgcactcttcACTCTCacagcgcgatgggacgacaatccgacaccaccggagagaagTCACAAACAAGACCGACATTCGTGGGTGTATCAATGCCCAACTTTCAGactgggctgctttgtgaaaatcGCTTCATGTGGCACATTGGGATCTCAGTCGCATCTCGTTaagacaggaagccgaccccaacatatgaaTCCTACTTAATTGTACTATCCTACTTACAGAGCATATTATATGAACGTGAACGTTTGTATTTAATGTATGGGGCATATGTTGAAACAGTTAAAATcctatcctacttatattataaacgtggaAGTTTGTGTAATGTATGGGTGTTCCTTACTCTCACTCTCTCTTTGGATTGTATTGATTCATGAATATTTGTGAATATTTGTGAAAATTGTacttttaaaagagtgtctttggagtttcttgccggctcttctccatgagaccaactttttggaaccgtgcaattaatattaatttgacgtttcataagagcctgcaaaggcctatttgaaataaaaacaatttgatttgattttgatttcacgaaaaaacttatacatatttttatcagtacATGACTTTTTCGTCTTTGACCGAAACATAAGATACTCACCGATGATGACTGCAATCATTATTCCCGCAGCCAGGCATATTGACCCCCCCATTAGGATAAAAGTCCACATCTCCTGCAGGCGCCAGCTTGCCTGACACACCGGCATTTGTGTGCATAACCTCGGTGTAGACTCCGTCTGAAGACTGGAAGCCGTGAGGGTTGGAGATCCAGCCAGGTAATGCGGGGTCTAGGGCTGGGGGAGAGAAGTGCTGTTAGTTATATTCAGTACCTACTAATGCAATAAAGAGCAAGCAATTTCTTGTTGGTTTGTTTAGGCTGCGAAACTATCGAACTGATTGGAATAATTCTTtcacaggggcccgattcttctaattttacttaagcgacatacaatACAATCAcaactcaattacgattgaagagTACAGAGTACCTATGTGCTATACGCTagtatttctttgaaataaacgttgaatcattttgtctgcaaatgatttacgattgcaatggaagaccaatcgcaaaccaatcaaataTCGTTGGAGTACGATACGAGTTggatattagtagcagaatgcccgatatggttaaaactgctattgcgattcaatttctgatcaattttgacattattaacttagcagaatcgggcctcTGTAAGTATAAGTTAggttctgttacagcctttttatcgtcccactgctgggctgcggcctcctctcctccaccatgcttgctcaatgcgggctggtgatttcagactatatagtccaggtttcctcaagatgttttccttcacctttttatcagccattggtgtctaagattacttagaaagtacaatacaaccttagaaaagttgcattggtacttgcctgacctgaaatcggaACCCACactctcatactcgagaggttggttctttacccactgggccaccacgactttttcaagttaggtaggtactagtgTCCAAATTATTGTACTTACAAGTGATATAAGCAATCTGTCCGCCAAGGTTTCTGCCGATGATGCCAGCCTGATGGCCGCCGAGGCTGTGTCCCACTATGTGGTAGTTGTGCAACGAGGCGCCGCTTGCGCTATTCAGCCATTCTATGTAGGTTGCTACGTCTTCCCCTGCAATTGAGGTCGGTGGATTTCTGTTTAAAAAGCTGGGTTTTATGGGATAGAAGCTGTAATTTTAATAGTTCAATGGATTTTACCAAAATATTGCATCTAATCTACAATTTACActtgattaaaacaaaaaactgccaagtgcgagtcggactcgcgcacgaagggttccgtaccatccaaactaatattctatctatatatttatcgaaatgagcaaaaaaatcacgtttgttatatgggagccccccaaattaattattttattctagttttcttttaatatatgataacatgtcatgtcagtcagttggtaaatctagtccatttagttaatctagttcatttctttgtaagaagcatagtgcatatttaaaaatctgaaagatagtataaatgagacatttacttaactaacttaatcataagaaaaaaataaaataaacagccttacaaaaataaatgaacatagctgaagtggcagtgggctggccatattagccgaagaaccgataaccgttggggtaaacgagttctagagtgtagaccacgcctcggcaaacgtagtgtaggacgtcctcaggcacggtggagtgatgacttgcgcaagacggctggcaggagctggatgcgagaagccgaaaatcgatctcagtggcatgcacttggagaggcGTATGTCCAgaagtggactgcgataggctgatgatgacttTTAAGTTAACGAATTGGgctaagggcaggaggatgatgttaTTTAATTCAGCCTCTAAATAATTTGTACCTAAATTTGTTTATTCCGATAAGGATAAAgatcattttaatatcaatCATTGTAAATTGATTCACACACTCATTAACAGTATAGATCTTAAGATATtgtcattattctaattaattgTGTCGTGGATTTGTTGTGAAAATGAGTTCATTGGTTCTTGTTTTCTGAGTGTCATTTCTTTAATATACAGTAGgtactttcatcatcatcatcatcctcctgcccttatcccaattttatttggggtcggcgcagcatgttttctccttccatactcttctatctgccgtcatctcacaagtaacatccTTTcataccatatctactttctcacaatccatccatagtttctttggtcttcctcttccactatatccatataagaagccagtaagtctgacaaccagtcttaccaaagggtattgggttgcccgggtaactgggttgaggaggtcagataggcagtcgcttcttgtaaaacactggtaatcagccgaattcggttagactggaagccgaccccaacatagttgggaaaaggctcgggagatgatgatgatgaatttaaaaCTTCTCCGCTCTTCTTCGATTTGGAGAAGTCTGGGCCTTGTTGCCCATCTTCTCTGTGAGAGATGAGTCTTGTAGCCAACAGTCAAGCAATTCTAAACAATTCCCAgaggtacctataataaatatttattaatatctttaaattcctaacaaaattatattgtctATTTTCAGATCTTCTGGAATCTTCTACATAGCAACAAATGCCGGCCTACCATTCCATCACAagactaataaattattatatttattcagttGTTTTACTTGCTCATTATTTACATCTTATCCAAAAAGGTCTGCACAGcaaatagtcggccgataagttttataataagtcAGTATGGAGGCGTTAGTGCACACGTTACAATGATTAGGCACTCAGTCGAAATCAGACCGACTCAACAGTTTGATCGGATTCAAGGTAAAGACAGGTTGTACCAGGGGTATGACAgaactgccggggctgcgggttgttcgaaagagttaccgcggccctggtacattaaaggcctacgacggaacacgacggtttttagtcagtaagagtctgacactccctcaccgctgctaacccacagcgggaggggtcatttgatgatttttaacgtcgttaaaaaataaaatgttaagacAGGTCCTCTTATACTGAGAAAGAATGACCATTAATTACACTTTCTCAAAGATTGGTGATGTCAGACTtaaaagtccaggtttccagatgttttccttcacctttactcagtcattgtgtccaagatatacttagattgGTACTTGTCTCACCTTGAATCGAACCAacacactcgtacttgagaggctggcgctttacccactaggccaccacgaaatCGTTTTTATCACTTgacaacaatataattttgcaCCTGCTAATAGATAACGGATAAGAGTTATCAAATAATTAGTCTTAATATGGAGTTTTTGTTCATTAATTAAGTACGTCTATGATACAGGAAATCTGTtttaatagtttgtttgttagtttatttatatcgaGAACTTTGATTATTCTTTAAGATACCTTCTACCTAATAATgccgtccacggccgatttcggccacggctgctcttctcatttaaggagatcaggacatattatagtgcacgagcatttgcgcagacacaggagcactccctattccttcactctcataacccgatgagacggcaatccgacaccaccggagagacatcacaagcaggaccgacatttacctTCTAACTGCTAACATGATCATTCTGAAGAGTATGCTTAGTTTCACGCTCTAATGTACGGTAGAAAAGGGccgatttaaaattaatatagccCGTAGAACGTAGGCTATATCTTTAGCTGGTCGAGCGGAATAATTCCCAAAGTATTCAAAACTAGTGTTATGTGTAGGTATAAATGCctagtttatttattccttCTATTGATAACATCTGaggctgaaccgatttcaataaaatgCTATGTATATTAGACGACGTGAAATTTAATGACACAGGATACTTTTTTAGTTCCGAGAGATCGTCTCATCTGCCTAAACCTATCCCAACTACACTTTCAGGCTTatgactacccttaacgactgccaaagatgttcaaatgacagccgggacccaccaatttaacgtgccttccgaaacacggaggaactcgtcacgTCCGGACCGAGCCAAGCGTAGTTAGAATCATCGGCGCGAATCTTGAGTGCCGATCATCACCTgcacagaagtgatttattagcaagtGCTCGAGTGACGgttatgacgcgatgcgctgcgggccaatcaccgctttaccccgcgcctcacttcataccacaaaagggacccaataaattatttctgcgcaggtgaaggtcagcgctcaagattcgtgccgatgattatacaagAAATGTCGAAGGAAATAGTTAGTTCAACATATCACTGATTTATAAGCTATCTGATTATCTGAAtagattattatgataatagtTAATTGTTTAAATCAGTTCGTTCGACTCAGCCATCATGGAGGGACTAGTATTCTTATTATTTGGCTTGGCTGTTGTatcaggtaatttatttatttattttattagcttctgccagcggttttgtCCGTgttctgtgggaactactgcctgctactcgggaagagtgtaggttTAAAacagtgaatttttcaaatcggttcagtagtttcggtgcTTTGTGAATTTAAAGATCGGTTTCAGTGGTTACTGATAATGTGTCAGTTAGTTAtgtgatagttaatgctatctgctgGATAGAGACTACTTATAATTTttgccagatattgctatccgaGACCTGTTGAAGCTAAAGTTAtagtttactagcttccgcccgcggcttcgcccgcgtagagtttggttatatcgcgtttccaagagaattcttcaaaattagTAGATCAAATATTAGTAGCGATCTGTCAAATAAGTTTctgataggctatcagagactttatcagtaaccagtGAAGCCGTTAATCCCTAGAACTTTGATGTACTTTCCTTAATTTTCTAAGGGCTAACCCCACTTATATTAACAATCGCATTATGTAAAATCTTATCAATAACTTTTGACCAGCTATAAGATATTACTAAGAAGGCTTAACAGTTAATAATCTGTGATAGTGATTGATTacattaattatgaattaaaatgtcaattttACCTGTTCCTGACGTGACGCAATTTCCTATGGTCACAAATATGTGGCTTtctattagtattttttttcgaaatcggcaatagtaaaaattgaaattttcgCGGTCAAGCATGAAAACTAACAAAGGTGGcatcaaaaatacatcatctgtgaaaatttcaactctctaactatcacggttcatgagatacagcctggtgacagacggaccgacggacggacagaggagcgaaaacaacagggtcccgttttaccttttgggtatggaaccctaaaaatcttCAAATTCCCTTTTTCTCTCAATTCCAGCCCTTCCTCACGACCCTATCATCAGAAAGCTGGACTCTGGTCTCCGCTTCCAGTACATGCGAGGACCTGACGGAACTCCTCACTTGGTAGACCTGTGGGGGACAGTGGAAGACCTGGCTAAAGCTGCCAGATACAATCCTGACAGGCAGAATGTTTATCATCTGTTTACTAGGTAAGTTGAACCGTCTTGGTAGTCTTGGTACAGCGTAggaccacagattactataatagttactacgtaggacgtccaccaacaaggtggacagacgaccttataaaggt from Helicoverpa armigera isolate CAAS_96S chromosome 31, ASM3070526v1, whole genome shotgun sequence harbors:
- the LOC110383179 gene encoding pancreatic lipase-related protein 2; this translates as MFIYFWEDVATYIEWLNSASGASLHNYHIVGHSLGGHQAGIIGRNLGGQIAYITSLDPALPGWISNPHGFQSSDGVYTEVMHTNAGVSGKLAPAGDVDFYPNGGVNMPGCGNNDCSHHRAVYYMAESLTSGGFTGHRCADLASALAGNCSGDTLNMGGGRAKTGSTGIYFLRTNAGPPFSQY